One genomic region from Sulfuriflexus mobilis encodes:
- a CDS encoding heavy metal translocating P-type ATPase, whose amino-acid sequence MTGHTKTNNGLQDPVCGMNVTAASEHHTRHEGKDWYFCSADCLHKFESGPVQYLNKDSSAPLGQVKAPERTLFTCPMHPEIVQEGPGTCPKCGMALEPKGAPEFSDKTEYVCPMHPEVESDVPGSCPKCGMALEPRTVTAEEDNAELIDMSRRFWVGTVLALPVFILAMVADLTPDWLPQALSLKTVQWIEFSLATPVVLWGGWPFFVRGVQSIRTWNLNMFTLIGLGVSVAWVYSVVAMLAPQLFPPDMLHEGGTVAVYFEAAAVITVLVLLGQVLELRARSRTNTAIKLLLGLAPNTARIVRDDGNEEDIPLEQVHPGDVLRIRPGEKVPVDGITIEGTSHVDESMVTGESIPVKKTADDRLIGATINGTGSLLMRAEKVGADTLLAQIVNMVAEAQRSRAPIQKLADTVSGYFVPIVVLIAVAAFFAWWLWGPEPRLAYGVINAVAVLIIACPCALGLATPISIMVGTGRGAMEGVLIKNAESLEIMEKVDTLVVDKTGTLTEGKPKLVSVTVTGDIDEENVLRLAACLERASEHPLAEAIVKGAQDKGISLVQAADFQSVTGKGVTGVVENHKLALGNIKLLESLGINASEMSAQADGLRTKGQTVMLLAVDGKAAGLIGVADPIKETTPEAIRHLHEEGIMVVMLTGDSRRTAEAVAAMLDIDQVQAEVLPEQKAEVIKQLQAQGRVVAMAGDGINDAPALAQAQVGIAMGTGTDVAMESAGVTLVKGDLRGIVRARRLSRATMKNIRQNLFFAFIYNSAGVPIAAGVLYPVFGLLLSPMIAAAAMSFSSVSVITNALRLRNVKL is encoded by the coding sequence ATGACTGGACACACAAAAACAAATAATGGGCTACAAGATCCGGTTTGCGGGATGAATGTTACCGCAGCATCAGAACACCACACCCGTCATGAGGGCAAAGACTGGTATTTTTGTAGCGCAGATTGTCTGCACAAATTTGAATCTGGACCGGTGCAATATTTGAATAAGGACTCCTCCGCTCCTCTGGGACAAGTGAAAGCCCCCGAGAGGACATTATTTACCTGCCCTATGCACCCCGAAATTGTTCAGGAAGGCCCGGGGACATGCCCCAAATGTGGCATGGCGTTGGAACCAAAGGGTGCCCCGGAATTTTCCGACAAGACCGAATATGTTTGTCCTATGCACCCTGAGGTAGAAAGTGATGTGCCCGGGTCATGCCCCAAGTGTGGGATGGCACTTGAACCGCGTACCGTTACGGCTGAAGAGGATAACGCGGAACTTATCGATATGAGCCGACGTTTCTGGGTAGGTACGGTACTGGCTTTACCCGTGTTTATTTTGGCCATGGTCGCCGACCTGACCCCGGATTGGTTACCCCAGGCACTGTCATTAAAAACTGTGCAGTGGATTGAGTTTTCCCTGGCCACGCCGGTGGTGCTGTGGGGGGGCTGGCCATTCTTTGTTCGGGGCGTGCAATCCATCAGGACCTGGAACCTGAACATGTTTACCTTAATCGGGCTGGGGGTGTCGGTGGCCTGGGTCTATAGCGTGGTTGCCATGCTGGCACCTCAGCTATTTCCACCGGATATGTTGCATGAGGGCGGCACAGTAGCCGTCTATTTTGAAGCCGCTGCGGTGATAACCGTGCTGGTTTTACTGGGGCAGGTACTCGAACTGAGAGCCCGCTCACGTACCAACACGGCCATCAAGTTGCTCCTCGGTCTGGCACCGAATACGGCCCGCATTGTCCGGGACGATGGCAATGAAGAGGATATACCTCTGGAACAGGTTCATCCCGGAGATGTACTGCGTATTCGCCCGGGTGAAAAGGTGCCCGTCGACGGTATTACCATTGAAGGCACGAGTCATGTTGATGAGTCTATGGTGACCGGTGAATCAATTCCGGTGAAAAAGACTGCAGATGACCGACTGATCGGTGCAACCATAAATGGTACCGGTAGTTTGCTCATGCGGGCTGAGAAGGTAGGGGCCGATACCTTGTTGGCACAAATCGTCAATATGGTGGCAGAGGCGCAGCGCTCACGTGCGCCGATCCAGAAACTGGCTGATACGGTTTCGGGCTACTTTGTTCCTATTGTGGTGCTGATTGCCGTTGCCGCCTTCTTCGCCTGGTGGCTGTGGGGGCCTGAACCCCGGTTAGCCTATGGGGTCATTAATGCCGTCGCCGTTTTGATTATTGCCTGCCCCTGCGCACTCGGGCTGGCTACACCCATTTCTATTATGGTGGGTACCGGCCGCGGCGCAATGGAAGGTGTGCTTATCAAGAATGCAGAATCACTCGAGATCATGGAAAAGGTTGATACCCTGGTGGTCGATAAAACCGGAACCCTGACCGAAGGTAAGCCGAAGCTGGTTTCCGTTACAGTAACCGGGGACATTGATGAAGAAAATGTCCTGCGCCTCGCAGCGTGCCTGGAACGCGCCAGTGAACACCCACTTGCCGAGGCGATAGTAAAAGGCGCACAAGACAAGGGCATCAGCCTGGTCCAGGCTGCTGATTTTCAGTCAGTCACTGGTAAGGGCGTGACCGGTGTGGTCGAGAATCACAAGCTTGCCCTGGGGAATATAAAATTACTCGAAAGCCTTGGTATTAATGCCAGTGAGATGTCGGCGCAGGCCGATGGATTACGCACCAAGGGGCAAACAGTAATGTTATTGGCTGTGGATGGTAAGGCAGCTGGACTCATTGGTGTCGCTGACCCAATAAAGGAAACAACGCCCGAGGCCATCCGTCACTTGCATGAAGAAGGGATAATGGTTGTTATGCTGACAGGCGATAGTCGCAGGACGGCAGAGGCAGTTGCCGCGATGCTGGATATCGATCAGGTGCAGGCCGAGGTGTTACCCGAACAAAAGGCCGAGGTCATTAAGCAACTGCAGGCACAGGGGCGGGTGGTTGCCATGGCCGGCGACGGCATTAACGACGCGCCGGCACTGGCGCAGGCACAGGTGGGTATTGCCATGGGTACCGGTACGGATGTGGCTATGGAAAGTGCCGGAGTGACACTGGTCAAAGGCGACTTACGAGGGATTGTCCGTGCGCGACGTCTTTCACGGGCGACGATGAAAAATATTCGCCAGAACCTGTTTTTTGCCTTTATATATAATTCTGCGGGTGTGCCGATAGCCGCAGGGGTGCTTTATCCTGTATTTGGGCTATTACTCTCGCCAATGATCGCTGCTGCAGCCATGAGTTTTAGTTCGGTTTCAGTGATAACCAACGCGCTGCGCTTACGCAACGTAAAACTCTAG
- a CDS encoding SHOCT domain-containing protein has protein sequence MFGHDGGVFFGGGFMWIFWILLIVVLLVVVKAMAGPDKGSNSGQGDTPIEILKKRYAKGEIDEEEFERRRKELES, from the coding sequence ATGTTTGGTCATGATGGTGGTGTATTTTTCGGAGGCGGATTTATGTGGATATTCTGGATATTACTGATAGTGGTTTTATTAGTGGTGGTGAAGGCTATGGCTGGCCCGGACAAGGGCAGCAATTCCGGGCAGGGCGATACACCAATAGAAATATTAAAGAAGCGTTATGCGAAAGGCGAGATTGATGAAGAAGAGTTTGAGCGCAGACGCAAAGAGCTGGAGTCATGA
- a CDS encoding heavy-metal-associated domain-containing protein → MSESTHLVISGMKCAGCVANVQKALEALDGVNSVEVSLESASATVRGDADPAELARVVTEAGYPATLA, encoded by the coding sequence ATGAGTGAGAGTACCCATCTTGTGATATCAGGAATGAAATGTGCGGGTTGTGTTGCCAATGTGCAAAAGGCGCTTGAGGCGCTTGATGGAGTGAACAGTGTGGAGGTCAGTCTTGAATCGGCATCGGCGACTGTGCGCGGGGATGCCGACCCGGCAGAGTTGGCACGGGTGGTTACCGAGGCCGGTTATCCTGCTACATTGGCATGA
- a CDS encoding heavy metal translocating P-type ATPase, giving the protein MSSQSSSVRLSIGSMSCAGCVASVEKALQQVGGVASASVNFAEHTAEVQGSASASALIKAVVDAGYEAAELKTAEDTEGKEAKEYAQYRQLIRKSLLAAMVGAPLFVSGLLGKMPGLVAHQLFWIGIGLITLFVLYYSGSNFFKGAWKSFLNHNANMDTLIALGTGSAWLYSMLITIWPTLVPVSAQHVYFEAATIIIALINFGSALEMRARGKTSEAIKRLIGLQPKTARVVRDGKEIDIPIDQVGLNETLRVRPGEKIAVDGVLIDGHSSIDESMLTGEPIPVTKQVGDEVVGGSLNKSGSFLMQAKKIGSETMLAQIIDMVRTAQNSKPAIGRLADRISAIFVPTVLIIAVLTALVWYNFGPEPRVSYMLVATMTVLIIACPCALGLATPISIMVGVGKAAEFGILIRNGDALQQAGQLTTVVLDKTGTVTAGSPQVTGFKLVGGYTEAELLSMAASLERGSEHPLAEAIMEAAQQQQLNITDVEDFEAVAGHGVRARLEGRQLLFGNQRLMETHDIDITMLLEAAQTMAGQAQTPMYLAVEGRAAGIIAVSDPVKADSKAAIERLQALGLRVVMLTGDNQATADAVAKQVGVDVVIAEVLPQDKAAQVMALQAQGEVVGMVGDGINDAPALAQADVGFAIGTGTDVAIESGDVTLIRGSLQGVSDAIGISRATVRNIRQNLFGAFVYNSLGIPVAAGVLYPLMGILLNPVVAGAAMAMSSVTVVTNANRLRFYKGKIL; this is encoded by the coding sequence ATGAGCAGTCAGTCTTCATCAGTACGCCTGTCTATAGGCAGCATGAGCTGCGCCGGTTGTGTGGCGAGCGTTGAAAAGGCCCTGCAACAGGTTGGTGGCGTGGCCTCAGCGAGTGTCAACTTTGCCGAACATACTGCCGAGGTCCAGGGTTCAGCCTCCGCAAGCGCGCTTATCAAGGCGGTGGTCGATGCGGGTTATGAAGCGGCTGAATTAAAGACCGCCGAAGATACCGAGGGCAAAGAGGCAAAAGAGTACGCCCAGTATCGGCAACTCATCCGCAAGAGTCTGCTCGCGGCAATGGTCGGTGCGCCGTTGTTTGTTTCCGGTCTGCTGGGCAAGATGCCGGGCCTTGTCGCACACCAGCTATTCTGGATCGGCATCGGCCTGATCACATTGTTTGTTCTGTATTATTCGGGCAGTAATTTCTTCAAGGGCGCATGGAAGTCCTTCCTGAACCATAACGCCAATATGGATACCCTCATCGCACTGGGTACCGGCAGCGCCTGGTTATACTCGATGTTGATCACCATCTGGCCAACATTGGTGCCGGTCTCGGCACAGCATGTCTATTTTGAGGCGGCGACGATCATCATTGCCCTGATCAATTTCGGCTCCGCCCTGGAGATGCGCGCCCGTGGCAAGACCTCCGAGGCCATTAAAAGGTTAATCGGTCTGCAGCCAAAAACCGCACGTGTGGTCCGTGACGGCAAAGAGATCGATATCCCCATCGATCAGGTCGGTCTGAACGAAACCCTGCGTGTACGCCCCGGCGAGAAGATCGCCGTCGATGGCGTGTTGATCGATGGTCACTCCAGTATTGATGAATCCATGCTGACCGGTGAACCGATCCCGGTGACCAAACAGGTAGGCGATGAGGTGGTCGGTGGCAGCCTCAACAAGAGCGGTAGTTTTCTCATGCAGGCGAAAAAGATCGGCAGCGAGACCATGCTGGCGCAGATCATCGACATGGTGCGCACCGCGCAGAACTCCAAACCTGCTATCGGTCGGCTTGCCGATCGCATTTCGGCCATCTTCGTCCCCACGGTTTTGATCATTGCCGTGCTGACAGCGCTGGTCTGGTACAACTTTGGTCCGGAGCCACGGGTCAGTTACATGCTGGTGGCGACCATGACCGTGTTGATCATCGCCTGCCCCTGCGCGCTCGGCCTGGCCACGCCGATCTCGATCATGGTCGGCGTTGGCAAGGCCGCCGAGTTTGGCATTCTCATTCGTAACGGTGACGCCCTGCAGCAGGCCGGCCAGCTAACAACCGTAGTCCTCGACAAGACCGGTACGGTAACGGCCGGTAGCCCTCAGGTAACGGGTTTCAAGCTTGTTGGTGGCTATACGGAGGCCGAGCTGCTAAGCATGGCCGCCAGCCTTGAGCGCGGCTCTGAACACCCACTGGCCGAGGCGATCATGGAGGCGGCGCAACAACAGCAACTGAACATAACGGACGTCGAGGACTTTGAGGCCGTGGCCGGGCACGGTGTGCGCGCCCGACTTGAAGGCCGGCAACTTCTGTTCGGTAATCAGCGGTTGATGGAAACCCACGACATTGATATCACTATGTTGTTGGAGGCGGCCCAGACGATGGCCGGTCAGGCACAGACGCCAATGTACCTTGCGGTAGAAGGTCGGGCCGCGGGCATTATCGCCGTCAGTGACCCGGTTAAGGCAGACTCGAAAGCTGCTATTGAACGCCTGCAGGCGCTTGGCCTGCGCGTGGTCATGCTCACCGGCGACAATCAGGCCACGGCCGATGCGGTAGCGAAACAGGTTGGCGTCGATGTGGTGATCGCCGAGGTCCTGCCGCAGGACAAGGCAGCGCAGGTTATGGCCTTGCAAGCGCAAGGCGAGGTCGTCGGCATGGTCGGTGATGGCATTAACGACGCGCCGGCGCTGGCACAGGCCGATGTCGGTTTTGCCATTGGCACCGGTACCGATGTCGCCATTGAGAGTGGCGATGTCACCCTGATACGCGGTTCACTGCAGGGCGTTAGTGACGCGATTGGTATCTCACGTGCCACGGTGCGCAATATCCGCCAGAACCTGTTCGGGGCTTTTGTTTATAACAGTCTCGGCATACCGGTGGCGGCCGGTGTCCTCTATCCATTAATGGGCATCCTGCTCAACCCGGTAGTGGCGGGGGCGGCGATGGCCATGTCCTCGGTGACGGTCGTCACGAATGCCAATCGTCTGCGTTTTTACAAAGGCAAAATTTTGTAG
- a CDS encoding HDOD domain-containing protein, producing MPFTARDLVNAVGDAISLPESVARVNEIMNAPDSSAADIGEVIRQDPVLTARLLKIANSPFYGFPSRIDSIPRAITIIGMNELRDLLLATSAIQVFSAFTNELVSMETFWRHSLRCAVIARLLAAHLHEANVERYFTAGLLHDIGYLLIYRELPELASQTLTHSTQNREIVHIVEQEIIGFDHAAVGGELLRQWNLPSALSEAVEFHHTPRFAKQHPKEAAIIHIANYLANTMLARVGGDIEETEALEVTALQTVGLTPNILQTVLKQAEACFNETLEIMVYDEVA from the coding sequence ATGCCATTTACCGCCAGAGATCTGGTCAATGCCGTCGGCGATGCCATCTCGCTCCCCGAGAGCGTGGCCCGCGTCAATGAGATAATGAATGCCCCGGATAGTTCCGCTGCCGATATTGGCGAGGTCATACGCCAGGACCCCGTCCTGACCGCCCGCCTGTTGAAGATCGCCAACAGCCCATTTTACGGTTTTCCCTCACGCATCGACAGCATCCCCCGCGCCATCACGATCATCGGCATGAATGAACTACGTGACCTGCTCCTCGCCACCAGTGCCATCCAGGTCTTCTCGGCGTTCACAAATGAACTGGTCTCCATGGAGACCTTCTGGCGCCACAGCCTGCGCTGTGCAGTGATTGCCCGTCTCCTCGCGGCCCACCTGCATGAAGCCAATGTTGAGCGTTACTTCACCGCAGGCCTGCTACACGACATTGGCTACCTGCTTATTTACCGTGAATTGCCCGAACTGGCCAGCCAGACACTCACCCACAGCACACAGAATCGGGAGATCGTGCACATCGTCGAACAGGAGATCATCGGCTTTGACCATGCCGCCGTCGGCGGTGAGCTGCTGCGCCAATGGAATCTGCCCTCGGCACTCAGCGAGGCCGTCGAGTTTCACCATACCCCGCGTTTTGCCAAACAGCACCCGAAAGAGGCAGCGATTATCCATATCGCCAACTACCTGGCCAACACCATGCTCGCCCGGGTCGGCGGCGATATCGAGGAAACCGAGGCGCTGGAAGTCACCGCCCTGCAAACCGTCGGGCTGACACCGAATATTTTACAAACTGTGTTAAAACAGGCCGAGGCCTGTTTTAACGAAACACTCGAGATCATGGTCTACGACGAGGTCGCCTGA
- the djlA gene encoding co-chaperone DjlA, with protein sequence MSWWGKVIGGAFGYLLGGPLGALMGAALGHNFDKGLGGMSDADFRPGARERVQGAFFTATFSVMGHVAKADGKVTHDEIAIANAIMAQLSLSTDMQQAARRLFNEGKQAGFPLDDVLEQLRSECHRRDTLLRMFIEIQMHAAYADGVVHPAERQLIEHICEILGFSRQEMEHLEAMVKAQRHTGGRAGQPVGLSAQEAYAVLGVSAKTSDAEVKKAYRRLMSQHHPDKLVSKGLPEEMMQLAKEKTQEIRSAYEVIKESRGMK encoded by the coding sequence ATGAGTTGGTGGGGAAAAGTCATCGGTGGCGCGTTCGGGTATTTACTCGGTGGGCCGCTGGGCGCCCTGATGGGCGCCGCCCTCGGGCATAATTTCGACAAGGGCCTGGGGGGGATGTCGGATGCCGATTTTCGCCCTGGTGCCCGTGAGCGCGTCCAGGGGGCCTTTTTCACCGCGACTTTCTCGGTGATGGGGCATGTCGCCAAGGCCGATGGCAAGGTCACGCATGACGAGATTGCGATCGCCAATGCCATCATGGCCCAGCTCAGCCTGTCGACCGATATGCAACAGGCCGCACGGCGTTTGTTCAACGAGGGCAAGCAGGCGGGTTTCCCGCTGGACGATGTCCTCGAGCAGCTCCGTAGCGAGTGTCACCGCCGCGATACCCTGTTGCGCATGTTTATCGAGATCCAGATGCATGCCGCCTATGCCGATGGCGTGGTGCACCCGGCCGAGCGCCAGCTCATCGAGCATATTTGCGAGATATTAGGCTTTTCTCGTCAGGAGATGGAGCACCTCGAGGCCATGGTCAAGGCGCAACGCCACACGGGGGGGCGGGCGGGTCAGCCTGTCGGTCTTTCCGCGCAGGAGGCCTATGCCGTGCTGGGGGTCTCTGCAAAGACCAGTGATGCCGAGGTGAAAAAGGCCTATCGACGGCTGATGAGCCAGCATCACCCGGATAAACTTGTTTCCAAGGGTCTGCCGGAAGAGATGATGCAGCTGGCCAAGGAAAAGACCCAGGAAATACGTTCCGCATATGAGGTCATTAAAGAATCCCGTGGCATGAAATAG
- a CDS encoding CopD family protein: MPLAIALHMLAATIWVGGMFFAYMALRPVAASLLEPPQRLPLWRDVFARFFPWVWVSVLLSLASGYWMAFKLFGGFATLPLYVNIMQGLGILMILIYMHVFFGPYRRMKQAIAAGDLPTAGARLAQIRLLIGVNLSLGLIVTAIASGGRYF; the protein is encoded by the coding sequence ATGCCTCTCGCCATTGCCCTGCATATGCTCGCCGCCACCATTTGGGTTGGCGGTATGTTTTTCGCCTACATGGCCCTGCGCCCGGTTGCGGCCAGCCTGCTCGAACCGCCGCAACGCCTGCCATTGTGGCGAGATGTGTTTGCCCGCTTCTTTCCCTGGGTGTGGGTCTCGGTGCTCCTGTCACTGGCCAGCGGTTACTGGATGGCCTTCAAACTGTTTGGCGGCTTCGCCACCTTGCCGCTCTACGTGAATATCATGCAGGGCCTCGGCATCCTCATGATACTTATCTATATGCACGTCTTCTTCGGCCCCTACCGGCGCATGAAACAGGCCATCGCCGCCGGTGACCTGCCCACAGCTGGGGCCAGGCTGGCGCAAATACGCCTACTTATAGGGGTGAACCTGAGCCTGGGTCTGATCGTGACCGCTATAGCCAGTGGTGGACGGTACTTCTGA
- a CDS encoding DUF3530 family protein: MKTPVMQFFYIFFIGICSINGAYASDTAKEKRWADQVVDGLIVGEAAWLEADGNKFLGIYAEHETDKPSGAVIVLHGSGVHPDWPDIVQPLRSELPAHGWASLSLQLPILANEADHKDYAPLFAEVPARIQAGIAYLKEKGYHNIIILAHSLGSSMAASYLANNAEGITAFAAIGMGAREGADPRMDNLAFLEKITLPVLDIYGSQDLETVLDSVKARAQAARRAGNSHYRQVEVAGANHFFQGLEADLVRRVKSWLAQFRGMAVDMPVDSMKK; this comes from the coding sequence ATGAAAACCCCTGTAATGCAATTTTTTTATATATTTTTCATAGGGATATGTTCAATTAATGGCGCCTACGCCTCGGACACGGCGAAGGAAAAACGCTGGGCCGACCAGGTAGTCGATGGCCTCATTGTCGGTGAAGCCGCCTGGCTGGAGGCCGACGGCAATAAATTCCTCGGCATCTACGCCGAGCACGAGACCGACAAGCCGAGTGGCGCGGTCATCGTCTTACACGGCAGTGGGGTGCACCCGGACTGGCCGGATATCGTCCAGCCCCTGCGTTCGGAACTGCCCGCTCACGGCTGGGCCAGCCTGTCACTGCAATTACCCATCCTGGCCAATGAGGCAGACCATAAAGACTATGCCCCGCTGTTCGCCGAGGTCCCGGCCCGTATCCAGGCCGGCATCGCCTATCTGAAAGAAAAGGGCTATCACAATATCATCATCCTCGCCCACAGCCTGGGGAGCAGCATGGCCGCCTCGTACCTGGCGAACAATGCCGAGGGCATCACCGCCTTTGCCGCCATCGGCATGGGCGCCCGTGAAGGTGCAGACCCGCGTATGGACAACCTCGCCTTCCTCGAGAAGATCACCCTCCCCGTCCTGGATATCTATGGCAGCCAGGACCTGGAGACCGTGCTCGACTCGGTCAAGGCCCGTGCCCAGGCCGCCCGCAGGGCGGGAAATAGCCACTATCGCCAGGTCGAGGTGGCGGGAGCCAATCACTTCTTCCAGGGCCTCGAGGCCGACCTGGTGCGCCGAGTGAAGAGCTGGCTGGCACAGTTCCGGGGTATGGCGGTCGACATGCCTGTCGATAGCATGAAAAAATAA
- the rpe gene encoding ribulose-phosphate 3-epimerase, with translation MAEDFIAPSILSADFAKLGEEVDKVLAAGADVVHFDVMDNHYVPNLTIGPLVCEALRKHGVTAPIDVHLMVKPVDRIIPDFAAAGASYITFHPEASEHIDRTLQLIQAEGCKSGLVFNPATPLDVLEHVIDKIDVILLMSVNPGFGGQSFIPHTLEKLRAARKIIDASGRDIRLEIDGGVKVDNIREIKEAGADMFVAGSAIFGARNDADANLYDTVIGQMRDELAKAVSSYSMEM, from the coding sequence ATGGCCGAAGATTTTATTGCACCGTCTATTTTGTCTGCTGATTTTGCCAAGCTGGGTGAGGAAGTCGACAAGGTCCTGGCCGCCGGTGCCGACGTCGTGCACTTTGATGTAATGGATAACCACTACGTGCCAAACCTGACTATTGGCCCACTGGTCTGTGAGGCGCTGCGCAAGCACGGCGTGACGGCACCGATTGACGTGCACCTCATGGTCAAGCCGGTGGACCGCATCATCCCGGATTTTGCCGCTGCCGGTGCTAGCTATATCACCTTCCACCCGGAGGCCTCCGAGCACATCGACCGTACCCTGCAGCTGATCCAGGCCGAGGGTTGTAAGTCAGGCTTGGTGTTTAACCCGGCCACTCCGCTGGATGTGCTTGAGCATGTTATCGACAAGATTGATGTTATTTTGTTGATGTCGGTTAACCCGGGCTTTGGTGGTCAGAGCTTTATCCCGCACACACTGGAAAAGCTGCGTGCCGCCCGCAAGATTATTGATGCCTCTGGTCGTGATATTCGTCTGGAAATTGATGGTGGCGTGAAGGTTGATAATATCCGTGAAATCAAGGAAGCCGGTGCCGATATGTTTGTTGCCGGTTCGGCCATCTTTGGTGCCAGGAACGATGCCGATGCCAACCTTTATGACACCGTGATTGGCCAGATGCGCGATGAGTTGGCGAAAGCGGTTTCCTCTTATAGCATGGAGATGTAA
- a CDS encoding phosphoglycolate phosphatase has product MSLKKPEMVLIDVDGTLVDSVPDLAYCVDEMLKQLDMPVRGEDRVRHWVGNGVERLVERALTDDLDGHPDEALMARAYPIFLDLYAENTCVRSGLYPGVREGLDYLKKAGYKLGCVTNKAEAFTVPLLKQLGIYDEFAIVISGDTLAKKKPDPLPLLHAAEFFNVSPQQSMMLGDSVSDVKAARAAGFQITCLTYGYNHGDNIADANPDGLIDSMAELESLLENAEAQLAS; this is encoded by the coding sequence ATGAGCCTTAAAAAACCTGAAATGGTCCTGATCGATGTCGACGGCACGCTGGTCGACAGTGTGCCAGACCTCGCCTACTGCGTTGATGAGATGCTGAAGCAGCTCGACATGCCTGTGCGCGGTGAAGACCGCGTGCGTCACTGGGTTGGCAATGGCGTCGAACGCCTCGTCGAGCGCGCACTTACCGATGACCTCGATGGTCACCCGGATGAAGCACTCATGGCCAGGGCCTACCCGATCTTCCTCGATCTGTATGCCGAGAACACCTGCGTGCGTAGTGGCCTGTATCCCGGTGTCCGCGAAGGTCTGGATTACCTGAAAAAGGCCGGTTACAAGCTCGGTTGCGTGACCAACAAGGCCGAGGCCTTTACCGTGCCGCTGCTGAAGCAACTGGGTATCTATGACGAGTTTGCCATCGTCATCAGTGGTGACACGCTGGCGAAGAAAAAGCCGGACCCTCTACCCCTATTACATGCGGCGGAGTTTTTTAACGTTTCACCGCAGCAGTCCATGATGCTGGGCGATTCGGTCAGCGATGTGAAGGCGGCGCGCGCAGCGGGCTTCCAGATCACCTGTCTGACCTATGGCTACAATCATGGTGACAATATTGCCGATGCGAATCCGGATGGCTTGATTGATTCCATGGCTGAGTTAGAATCACTACTCGAGAACGCCGAGGCCCAATTGGCCTCGTGA